Part of the Arthrobacter globiformis genome is shown below.
CGGTGCGCTCATCAGTGTGCAAAACAGCGCCGTCCGCCACGGTTCAGCCGCCGCCATCGCAAGGCTGAACCGTGGCGAAAACGTGACCCTACAGCCATTTATTTCCGCTGCGCGCTGAGGCACTCAACGTCATCCAAGGAGTGGGCGCGGCTAAACCACGTCATTGCCGTGGGCACAGGGGAGCGGCGACCGGACTCCGTGCGCATCGCGGTATTCGTTATGCGCTAGCCGATTCTGAATTTCGTCCTTCCGCACACCCTTGGGCAACGGAGGGGAGCAGCCCCTCCGCTCAGGCCTCAGCGCCACGTCCCTTCCGCCCTGTACTGAAGAGCTGATAACGGACCTTATCTAGTGCCAGAAGTAGCGTAGCCCGAGACTGTTATAGATGGTACGACGGCAAATAACTCCCACACCCCAAGGAGCCTTGCACCCCGTCGCGGATGGGCGCCAAAGCCTCACCGACCAGCTCCTCGTTGGCGTACGGTCCACAGACCTCGGCCGTGTCGAAGAAGGTCACCCCCAGGTCGTAGGCCGAGCGGATCACGTTGATCATGTCCTCCCGGCTGCCGGGGTTGGGTCCGTAGCTTTGCGACATGCCCATACAGCCCAACCCCACCGCCGAGACGGTCAGGCCCTGTCCGAGAGTACGTGTGTGCATGGTTCGGTCTCCGTTATCTGGTCGGCGGTCCGGTCGTGACACTTCCCAGACCGAAAGCCCTTGAAGGCGGGGTCAGGACTGGGCGCCGTTGTATTCGTCGTCGGTAATGTGCTCGAGCCAGTTTGTGGTGGTGGCGGGGTCGTCCCCGTTCTCAAGCATGGCGATGTGCTCCATGAAACAGCCGGGCGCGGCAGCGTGCCAGTGTTCCTCACCCGGCGGGGTGTACAGGGTCTGACCCGGGTGGAGCTCGATGATCGTGCCGTCACGGCCACCGAACCGGGCAACACCCTGGGTGACGCGGAGGTACTGTCCGCGGGCGTGGGAGTGCCAGGCTGTGCGGGCACCGGGAGCGAAGCGCACGGTGGCGACGACCATGCGCTGATCGCCTTCGCGAGGAAGCGCGATGGGGTCCAGCCAGACATCACCGACGAACTGCTCGGGCGGGTTCTTGCTGGTGGGGTTGGTGGGTTCGATGTTCATGCGTTCTCCTTGCTTGTGGTGGGGATAGATTCTGTCGCCGCCCAGCTGGCGAGCAGCCGCAGGCCGTCTTCTGACGGGGTGCCGGGGTCGGCGCTGTAGGCCGTGAGCGTGAGCCCAAGGGCGTTCGGGAGCTCGAGGGCGTCGAACGCCAGGTGGAGGTCTCCGACCGCCGGGTGGCGGAAGTCCTTATAGCCTCCGCTGTGAAGGCGCACGTCATGCTGTGCCCATCGGGTGCGGAAGTCCTCGGAGCGGGTGGACAACTCCCCGACCAGCTCGGTGAGGGACTTGTTGAACGGGTCACGGCCGGCCTCGGTGTGCAGGATGGCGACCGCAGTATCGGCCGCCTTCTCCCAGTCGGGGTACAGGACGTGCGAGCGGTGGTCCAGGAATGCGAACCGTGCGAGGTTTGCGGTTGCCGTCTTCGGGCCGTACGCCTCAGAGTACAAGGCACGCCCGAGGTCGTTGATCGCCAGGATGTCCAGCCGGCCGTTGCGGACGAACGCGGGCACGCCGACCATTGAGTCCAGCATCCTCTGCACGCTGGGGGCCACAACCTGGCTGGGCTTGCGCCGCGGCCGCGCCGACGGTGACGCCGCGCGGGCCAGGTCGTACAGGTGGTCGCGTTCGGCATCGTTCAGCTGGAGCGCTCTGGCGAGGGACTCGAGCACGCTTTCGGAAACCCCGGCGAGGGAGCCGCGTTCGAGTTTGGTGTAGTACTCCACCGAGACGCCGGCCAGCTGCGCGATCTCCTGGCGCCGCAGCCCGGGGACACGTCGGGTACCCCCGAACGTCGGCAGGCCCGTCTGCTCCGGGGTGAGCTTCGCCCGCCGGGTGCCGAGGAATTCCCGGATTTCTTTGCGGTTGTCCATGCAGACCACGCTACGGCCGCATCCGGTGCCGAAGGAGTCCCTGTTAGTACCACCTATCGGCAGGGTCTCTCACACGTGGGGAGGTAGGCGTTTAGCTTGTGTCATGGCTTATTGGACTCCTGAGGAGCTGCAGAGGATCGGCTCGACCGACGACTTCCATATCGCTCCGTTCCGCGCGGACGGAGCGACGTACGGCACGCCGACCTGGATCTGGTCCGTTGTGGTCGATGGCGCCGTGTACGTGCGCGCCTACAACGGCACCTCATCGCGCTGGTACGGTTCCGCCGCGTCGCAGCGTGCCGGTCGCATCACCGCCGGTGGCATCGAGAAGGACGTCGCGTTCGTCCCCACCCATGACGTGGCGCTGAAGGACCGGATCGACGACGCCTACCGGGCGAAGTACACGCACAGCCCCTACCTGCCCCCAATGCTCACTGATCGGGTCCGCGCCGCCACCGTGCGCGTCGACCCCCGCTGAAAGGAAGAACCACCATGCCAGAGAACCCCCTCGCCGACTTCGCACCCGCTCTCGTGGGATACACGAACGAGGTCCTGTTCGGCCAAGTGTGGGAGCGCCCCGAGCTCTGTCCGCGCGACCGCAGCCTCATCACCGTCGCGTCGCTCGTCGCCGGCGGCAACACGGAGC
Proteins encoded:
- a CDS encoding (R)-mandelonitrile lyase, whose amino-acid sequence is MNIEPTNPTSKNPPEQFVGDVWLDPIALPREGDQRMVVATVRFAPGARTAWHSHARGQYLRVTQGVARFGGRDGTIIELHPGQTLYTPPGEEHWHAAAPGCFMEHIAMLENGDDPATTTNWLEHITDDEYNGAQS
- a CDS encoding helix-turn-helix transcriptional regulator — protein: MDNRKEIREFLGTRRAKLTPEQTGLPTFGGTRRVPGLRRQEIAQLAGVSVEYYTKLERGSLAGVSESVLESLARALQLNDAERDHLYDLARAASPSARPRRKPSQVVAPSVQRMLDSMVGVPAFVRNGRLDILAINDLGRALYSEAYGPKTATANLARFAFLDHRSHVLYPDWEKAADTAVAILHTEAGRDPFNKSLTELVGELSTRSEDFRTRWAQHDVRLHSGGYKDFRHPAVGDLHLAFDALELPNALGLTLTAYSADPGTPSEDGLRLLASWAATESIPTTSKENA
- a CDS encoding DUF2255 family protein; protein product: MAYWTPEELQRIGSTDDFHIAPFRADGATYGTPTWIWSVVVDGAVYVRAYNGTSSRWYGSAASQRAGRITAGGIEKDVAFVPTHDVALKDRIDDAYRAKYTHSPYLPPMLTDRVRAATVRVDPR